A stretch of the Candidatus Palauibacter australiensis genome encodes the following:
- the ctaD gene encoding cytochrome c oxidase subunit I produces MTDALSTGIWSWLTTVDHKRIAIMYFVVGFVFLLIAGVEGQLIRLQLAAPERSFLDPDLYNQLFTMHGTTMVFFAGMPLVVAFFNFVVPLQIGARDVAFPRLNAFSFWVFLFGGLFLYASVPLRVMPDGGWFAYMPLTNPEYSPGPGIDFYVLALLISGVGSIAGGLNFLVTILNMRAPGMTFMRMPLFTWMALIVSALILLAFPPFTVGLIFMLFDRRFGTHFFDAAAGADPVLWQHLFWVFGHPEVYILILPAFGIVSDVIPTFSRKILFGYPVVVFSGVLIAFLGFGVWVHHMFSVGLGPVVNAVFGGATMLIAIPTGIKIFNWIATMWGGRLRFRTAMLFAAGLVATFTIGGLSGVMHSSPPADLQQTDTYFVVAHFHYVLIGGTVFGLFCGFYYWFPKATGRLLHEGLGQAHFWLSFLALNVTFFPMHFSGLLGMPRRTYTYAEGLGLDVFNLISTIGAFIFTLSFVPLVWNLWRTWRRGEAAGHNPWDASTLEWTMVSPPPHYNFAEIPAVDRRDPLWHPYIEPESRREGDEPGGAVPRRQPDEPPAPVVMPNPSYWPLVLAVGMLLMTIGGLGSLGLTLFGLLVTAVGLFAWAFEPPFGEGAH; encoded by the coding sequence ATGACCGACGCGCTTTCTACGGGAATCTGGAGCTGGCTGACGACCGTCGACCACAAGCGGATCGCGATCATGTACTTCGTGGTCGGGTTCGTCTTCCTCCTCATCGCGGGCGTCGAGGGACAGCTCATCCGGCTCCAGCTCGCCGCCCCCGAGCGCAGCTTCCTCGACCCGGACCTGTACAACCAGCTGTTCACGATGCACGGCACGACGATGGTGTTCTTCGCCGGCATGCCGCTCGTCGTCGCCTTCTTCAACTTCGTCGTACCCCTGCAGATCGGGGCCCGCGACGTGGCCTTCCCGCGCCTGAACGCGTTCTCCTTCTGGGTCTTCCTCTTCGGCGGCCTCTTCCTGTACGCGAGCGTCCCCCTCCGGGTGATGCCCGACGGGGGGTGGTTCGCGTACATGCCGCTGACGAACCCGGAGTATTCGCCGGGACCGGGCATCGACTTCTACGTGCTCGCGCTCCTGATTTCCGGGGTGGGGTCGATCGCGGGCGGGCTGAACTTCCTCGTCACGATCCTCAACATGAGGGCGCCGGGGATGACGTTCATGCGGATGCCGCTCTTCACCTGGATGGCGCTCATCGTCTCCGCGCTCATCCTGCTCGCCTTCCCCCCCTTCACGGTCGGCCTGATCTTCATGCTCTTCGACCGCCGTTTCGGAACCCACTTCTTCGACGCGGCGGCGGGCGCGGACCCCGTCCTCTGGCAGCACCTGTTCTGGGTCTTCGGCCACCCCGAGGTCTACATCCTCATCCTGCCGGCGTTCGGCATCGTGTCCGACGTGATCCCGACGTTCTCGCGGAAGATCCTGTTCGGGTATCCCGTCGTCGTCTTCTCGGGCGTCCTCATCGCCTTCCTCGGGTTCGGCGTCTGGGTCCACCACATGTTCTCGGTCGGACTCGGGCCGGTGGTGAACGCGGTCTTCGGCGGGGCGACGATGCTCATCGCGATCCCCACCGGGATCAAGATCTTCAACTGGATCGCGACGATGTGGGGGGGTCGCTTACGCTTCCGAACGGCGATGCTGTTTGCGGCCGGGCTCGTGGCGACGTTCACGATCGGCGGCCTGAGCGGCGTCATGCACAGTTCGCCGCCGGCGGACCTGCAGCAGACGGACACGTACTTCGTGGTGGCGCACTTCCACTACGTGCTCATCGGTGGGACGGTCTTCGGCCTCTTCTGCGGCTTCTACTACTGGTTCCCGAAGGCGACGGGGCGGTTGCTGCACGAGGGACTGGGGCAGGCCCACTTCTGGCTCAGCTTCCTCGCGCTGAACGTGACCTTCTTCCCGATGCACTTCTCGGGGCTCCTGGGGATGCCGCGGCGCACCTACACGTACGCGGAGGGGCTGGGCCTGGATGTGTTCAACCTGATCTCGACCATCGGGGCCTTCATCTTCACGCTCTCCTTCGTGCCGCTGGTCTGGAACCTGTGGCGTACGTGGCGGCGCGGAGAGGCCGCGGGACACAACCCGTGGGACGCGTCGACGCTCGAGTGGACGATGGTTTCGCCGCCGCCGCACTACAACTTCGCGGAGATCCCGGCCGTTGATCGGCGGGACCCGCTCTGGCATCCCTACATCGAGCCGGAATCGCGCCGGGAAGGGGATGAACCCGGGGGCGCCGTGCCGCGGCGGCAGCCGGACGAGCCGCCGGCGCCCGTGGTCATGCCGAATCCGTCGTACTGGCCGCTCGTGCTCGCCGTCGGGATGCTCCTCATGACGATCGGCGGGCTCGGGTCGCTGGGGCTGACGCTCTTCGGTCTGCTCGTGACGGCGGTGGGGCTCTTCGCGTGGGCTTTCGAGCCGCCGTTCGGGGAGGGGGCGCACTGA
- a CDS encoding 30S ribosomal protein S1 — protein sequence MPDDTNPQTEVPETDIPETTDALTEVADPAPADTEVAAAIPAAFEPSAIDLDLDADPRDDSQHDQAEYAELYALYEDTLSRITEGEIVSAQVIGKTETDIILDVGFKSEGAVPLEEFSDPDEVQLGDSVDVLLESLEDEEGVVVLSKKKADFLRVWEKIKDAFDNDRPVQGRIKRKIKGGVTVDLMGVDAFLPGSQIALRRVPNVDDLLGDEYDFKILKLNKRRRNIVVSRRVLLEEERAGKREELKKELSVGDVRPGIVKNITDFGAFIDLGGMDGLLHITDMSWGRIGHPSEVCEIGQSLEIKILDIDWDRERISLGLKQLQEYPWKNVAEKYPVGIRVLGRVVSITNYGAFIELERGIEGLVHISEMSWTRNVRHPSQLVGINDKVECVVLRVDEDAQKISLGMKQVEEDPWLALPAQYPPGTKIRGLVRNLTSFGAFVEVEAGIDGLVHISDMSWTRRVQHPAEVLRKGEEVDVVVLSIDPDQKRISLGLKQVQEDPWYQLAQAYQPGREVAGSITRLLEKGVVVDLGSDLEGFVPISQLGVEAPTAEPAEHFDEGHRLELRVLETDPINRRIVLAVVDAPDVPYDADEVEYENMAASKSGSAADDTDEGEQSDSGGEAGE from the coding sequence ATGCCCGACGACACGAACCCTCAGACCGAAGTCCCCGAGACCGACATCCCCGAGACGACGGATGCGTTGACGGAAGTCGCCGACCCCGCTCCGGCAGATACGGAAGTCGCCGCCGCGATACCGGCCGCCTTCGAGCCGAGTGCCATCGATCTGGATCTCGATGCCGACCCCCGGGACGACTCGCAGCACGACCAGGCGGAGTACGCCGAACTCTACGCGCTCTACGAGGACACGCTCAGTCGCATCACGGAGGGCGAGATCGTCTCCGCGCAGGTCATCGGGAAGACCGAGACGGACATCATCCTCGACGTCGGCTTCAAGTCTGAAGGCGCAGTCCCGCTCGAAGAGTTCTCGGACCCGGACGAAGTTCAGCTGGGCGACTCCGTCGATGTCCTCCTCGAGAGCCTCGAGGATGAGGAAGGCGTCGTCGTCCTGTCGAAGAAGAAGGCGGATTTCCTCCGAGTCTGGGAGAAGATCAAGGACGCCTTCGACAACGACCGTCCCGTGCAGGGGCGTATCAAGCGGAAGATCAAGGGTGGCGTGACGGTCGACCTGATGGGGGTCGACGCTTTCCTTCCCGGGTCCCAGATCGCGCTTCGCCGCGTGCCCAACGTCGACGACCTTCTGGGCGACGAGTACGACTTCAAGATCCTCAAGCTCAACAAGCGCCGGCGGAACATCGTGGTGAGCCGTCGCGTCCTTCTCGAGGAAGAGCGGGCGGGGAAGCGCGAGGAGCTCAAGAAGGAGCTGTCGGTGGGCGACGTGCGCCCCGGGATCGTCAAGAACATCACGGACTTCGGCGCCTTCATCGACCTCGGCGGCATGGACGGCCTCCTCCACATCACCGACATGTCCTGGGGTCGTATCGGCCATCCCTCGGAAGTGTGCGAGATCGGCCAGTCGCTCGAGATCAAGATCCTCGACATCGACTGGGACCGGGAGAGAATCTCGCTCGGCCTCAAGCAACTTCAGGAGTACCCCTGGAAGAACGTGGCCGAGAAATACCCTGTCGGGATACGTGTGCTGGGCCGGGTCGTCTCGATCACGAACTACGGTGCCTTCATCGAACTCGAGCGCGGCATCGAGGGCCTCGTCCACATCTCCGAAATGTCGTGGACCCGCAACGTCCGACATCCCTCTCAACTGGTCGGCATCAACGACAAGGTCGAATGCGTCGTGCTGCGCGTCGATGAGGACGCGCAGAAGATCTCGCTCGGAATGAAGCAGGTGGAGGAGGACCCGTGGCTGGCGCTTCCGGCGCAGTACCCGCCGGGGACGAAGATCCGCGGACTCGTCCGCAACCTCACCTCCTTCGGCGCCTTCGTGGAGGTCGAGGCCGGAATCGACGGCCTCGTCCATATCTCCGACATGAGCTGGACTCGGCGGGTGCAGCATCCGGCGGAGGTGCTCCGCAAGGGGGAGGAGGTCGATGTCGTCGTGCTCTCGATCGATCCCGACCAGAAGCGGATCTCCCTCGGCTTGAAGCAAGTGCAGGAAGACCCGTGGTATCAGCTCGCGCAGGCGTACCAGCCGGGACGGGAAGTGGCGGGCTCGATCACGCGGTTGCTCGAGAAGGGCGTCGTCGTGGACCTCGGGAGCGATCTCGAAGGGTTCGTCCCGATCTCGCAGCTCGGCGTGGAGGCGCCGACCGCCGAGCCCGCTGAGCACTTCGACGAGGGGCATCGGTTGGAGCTGCGCGTACTCGAAACGGATCCGATCAACCGTCGCATCGTTCTCGCCGTCGTGGACGCGCCGGATGTCCCGTACGACGCCGACGAGGTAGAGTACGAGAACATGGCGGCGTCGAAGTCCGGTTCCGCGGCGGATGACACGGACGAGGGGGAGCAGTCCGATTCCGGTGGTGAGGCAGGGGAGTAG
- a CDS encoding DUF4159 domain-containing protein, whose product MKPCRRCKCNVPDATRICPHCRTMQRRGDRTPQMVIGFVTVAAAALAALGSCPSLAGQPPGVSQQTEPPTIARLRYDGGGDWYANPSSLDNLLEQIRLRTGIPVADRPAEVGAADPDLADHPYLYATGHGNMSFTALEIERLRAYLYGGGFLHVDDNYGLDESFRREIARLFPDIPLAEVPLEHSIYRIFYEMQDGLPKIHEHDGNPAQGFGIFLDGRLAVYYSFESDLGDGWEDEGVHGDTPEVRESALQMGVNLFLYALSATPAR is encoded by the coding sequence ATGAAGCCCTGCCGCCGCTGCAAGTGCAACGTGCCGGACGCGACGCGAATCTGTCCGCACTGCCGGACCATGCAGCGGCGCGGCGACCGCACACCGCAGATGGTGATCGGCTTCGTTACGGTCGCAGCCGCCGCGTTGGCCGCGCTCGGCTCCTGTCCGAGCCTCGCCGGTCAGCCGCCGGGCGTGTCGCAGCAGACGGAGCCGCCGACGATCGCACGCCTGCGCTACGACGGCGGGGGCGACTGGTACGCGAATCCCTCGAGCCTCGACAACCTTCTCGAGCAGATCCGCCTCCGGACCGGGATTCCGGTCGCCGACCGGCCCGCGGAGGTGGGCGCCGCGGATCCCGACCTCGCCGACCACCCGTACCTGTACGCGACGGGACACGGCAACATGTCCTTCACCGCGCTCGAGATCGAACGCCTGCGCGCCTACCTGTACGGGGGCGGCTTCCTGCACGTGGACGACAACTACGGCCTGGACGAGTCCTTTCGACGGGAGATCGCCCGCCTCTTCCCGGACATACCCCTCGCGGAAGTGCCGCTCGAGCACAGCATCTACCGGATCTTCTACGAGATGCAGGACGGCCTCCCCAAGATTCACGAACACGACGGGAATCCCGCACAGGGGTTCGGCATCTTCCTCGATGGCCGCCTCGCGGTCTACTACAGCTTCGAATCCGACCTGGGGGACGGCTGGGAGGACGAGGGCGTGCACGGGGACACGCCCGAGGTGCGGGAGTCCGCACTCCAGATGGGCGTGAACCTCTTCCTCTACGCCCTCTCCGCCACCCCGGCCCGCTGA
- a CDS encoding thiamine pyrophosphate-dependent dehydrogenase E1 component subunit alpha — protein sequence MRRYSAYDPPEYVSWQPDPDLLEEYRSRIRADDARAREIAALPPDAHIALYRGLLRFRLSDIALTRWVKQGVISKAWLGTGEEAVTVGAVNALDRRGSDGDIVGPMIRNQGATHEMGMPMAEVFRTYLGTADAPAEGRDLHLGDLRYGVCPPISMVATLSTVMNGFALAFRIRGEPRVALTWVGDGATKHGEAHEAFAFAASLRLPIIFIIQNNQVALGTRLDQHHVPPDFSDWGAAYGIPSASVDGNHVLEVYAATRVAAERCRRGEGPQLIEARTFRMGGHATHDVREARATFSRELFQYWGRRDPVGLYEEYLAGIDLGVAGAGNLRERNLRKLASVEREVEAEIERAAGEALASRETAAPRGETVTHGVYGGGAA from the coding sequence ATGCGTCGATACTCGGCCTACGACCCCCCTGAGTACGTCTCCTGGCAGCCCGATCCCGATCTCCTGGAGGAGTACCGGTCGCGCATCCGGGCGGACGACGCCCGCGCGCGGGAGATCGCCGCGCTGCCTCCCGACGCGCACATCGCGCTGTACCGGGGACTCCTTCGCTTCCGCCTCAGCGACATCGCCCTCACGAGGTGGGTGAAACAGGGCGTGATCTCGAAGGCGTGGCTCGGGACCGGCGAGGAAGCCGTGACCGTGGGGGCCGTGAACGCCCTCGACCGTCGCGGTTCCGACGGCGACATCGTGGGGCCCATGATCCGCAACCAGGGAGCGACCCACGAGATGGGCATGCCGATGGCGGAAGTGTTCCGCACGTACCTCGGGACGGCGGACGCCCCCGCGGAGGGGCGGGACCTGCACCTGGGAGACCTGCGCTACGGTGTGTGTCCGCCCATCAGCATGGTCGCGACGCTGTCGACCGTCATGAACGGGTTCGCCCTCGCTTTCCGCATCCGCGGAGAACCACGGGTGGCGCTGACCTGGGTCGGGGACGGTGCGACGAAGCACGGCGAGGCGCACGAGGCGTTCGCCTTCGCGGCATCGCTCAGATTGCCGATCATCTTCATCATCCAGAACAACCAGGTGGCGCTGGGGACACGGCTGGACCAGCACCACGTGCCGCCCGACTTCTCGGACTGGGGCGCGGCGTACGGGATTCCCTCCGCATCGGTGGACGGGAACCACGTGCTCGAGGTCTACGCGGCCACGCGGGTGGCGGCCGAGCGCTGCCGGCGGGGGGAGGGGCCGCAACTCATCGAGGCGCGCACCTTCCGCATGGGAGGGCACGCGACGCACGACGTGCGCGAGGCCCGGGCCACCTTTTCGCGCGAGTTGTTCCAATACTGGGGGCGGCGTGATCCGGTCGGACTCTATGAGGAGTACCTGGCGGGGATCGACCTCGGAGTCGCCGGCGCCGGCAACCTGCGTGAGCGGAACCTCCGCAAGCTCGCATCGGTGGAGCGGGAGGTGGAGGCGGAGATCGAGCGGGCCGCCGGGGAGGCGCTGGCGAGTCGTGAGACCGCCGCTCCCCGCGGAGAAACGGTGACGCACGGCGTGTACGGCGGGGGGGCGGCATGA
- a CDS encoding cytochrome c oxidase subunit 3 has product MEGPTSTGIPNRKLAMWSFIGSECMLFGTLIATYMIYRGRNLVPPYPHDLLNIPFITVTTFVLLMSSLMMVLALAAVQRNDLRATKLWLGLTALFGLIFLGGQYYEFSHFVHEGLPLSRNLFSSTFFVLTGTHGAHVAGGVIWLSTLLVRTAQGKLDARHAETVEIAGLYWHFVDVVWIILFTLIYLLV; this is encoded by the coding sequence ATGGAGGGGCCGACCTCGACGGGCATCCCGAACCGCAAGCTCGCGATGTGGAGCTTCATCGGGTCGGAGTGCATGCTGTTCGGCACCCTGATCGCCACGTACATGATCTATCGCGGCCGGAACCTCGTGCCGCCCTATCCGCACGACCTCCTGAACATCCCCTTCATCACCGTCACGACCTTCGTGCTCCTGATGAGCAGCCTCATGATGGTGCTCGCGCTCGCGGCGGTGCAGAGGAACGATCTGCGGGCGACGAAGCTGTGGCTCGGCCTGACGGCGCTGTTCGGCCTCATCTTCCTCGGCGGCCAGTACTACGAGTTCAGCCACTTCGTTCACGAGGGGCTGCCGCTGTCGAGGAACCTGTTCTCGTCGACCTTCTTCGTCCTCACGGGAACGCACGGCGCCCACGTCGCCGGCGGCGTGATCTGGCTGAGCACGCTCCTCGTGAGGACGGCGCAGGGGAAGCTCGACGCCCGCCATGCGGAGACGGTGGAGATCGCCGGACTCTACTGGCACTTCGTCGACGTCGTGTGGATTATCCTCTTCACCCTCATCTACCTGCTGGTGTGA
- the rnz gene encoding ribonuclease Z: MLRLTFLGTASSRPTVSRNVSSLALKREGRLFLLDCGEGTQRQMMRYGVGFSLGDILITHLHSDHYLGLPGLLRTMSLQGRVEPLRIWAPYRAGETLRALRDLGGDRLAFEATVHELRAGEAVEGDGFRVEAFATEHTRRSLGYALIEDDRPGRFDVAAAREMGVPEGPLFGQLHRGESVELADGRRVRPAELVGPPRPGRKVVYTGDTRPSPETVRISRDADLLVHEATFTEEEQGRARDTGHSTAADAARVAREAGARRLVLTHVSARYAERPAQLLEEARAVFPGAELARDGWSTEVSFDDADAGDPDP; encoded by the coding sequence ATCCTCCGACTGACGTTTCTCGGAACGGCTTCCTCGCGGCCGACGGTGTCGCGGAACGTTTCGTCGCTCGCACTGAAGCGCGAGGGGCGGTTGTTTCTCCTCGACTGCGGCGAGGGGACGCAGCGGCAGATGATGCGCTACGGCGTGGGCTTTTCCCTCGGAGACATCCTCATCACGCACCTCCACTCCGATCATTACCTCGGGCTGCCGGGCCTGCTCCGCACGATGAGCCTCCAAGGGCGCGTCGAACCGCTCCGCATCTGGGCCCCGTACAGGGCGGGCGAGACGCTCCGCGCGCTCCGGGATCTGGGAGGGGACCGCCTGGCGTTCGAGGCGACGGTCCACGAACTCCGCGCGGGGGAGGCGGTCGAGGGCGATGGCTTTCGAGTGGAAGCCTTCGCAACCGAGCACACGCGGCGCTCGCTCGGATACGCCCTCATCGAGGATGATCGCCCGGGGAGATTCGATGTGGCGGCCGCCCGCGAGATGGGCGTCCCGGAAGGGCCGCTCTTCGGCCAGCTCCACCGCGGCGAGAGCGTGGAGCTCGCGGACGGCCGGCGCGTGCGTCCCGCGGAACTCGTGGGTCCTCCGCGTCCGGGCAGGAAGGTCGTGTACACGGGGGATACGCGCCCCTCTCCCGAAACGGTCCGGATCTCGCGCGACGCCGACCTCCTCGTGCATGAGGCAACCTTCACCGAGGAGGAGCAGGGTCGGGCACGGGACACCGGCCACTCCACCGCCGCGGACGCAGCCCGGGTCGCGCGCGAGGCGGGCGCGCGGCGACTCGTGCTGACGCACGTCAGCGCCCGCTACGCCGAGCGGCCGGCGCAACTGCTCGAAGAGGCGCGCGCCGTCTTCCCCGGGGCGGAACTCGCGCGCGATGGCTGGTCCACCGAGGTCTCCTTCGATGACGCGGACGCGGGGGATCCGGACCCTTGA
- the coxB gene encoding cytochrome c oxidase subunit II, translating to MRRRAIAALVLFLGVLISQGCGGEYPQSALHPSSDSATLLDRLFDQIFWWAVGVFVVVEGILIYVFVRFRERPGDTRPKQVHGHLLLEVGWTLAPALILVAIAIPTMRAIFIIDRSTPDPEALVIEVIGKQWWWEFRYPELGIVTANEAHVPLGRTVDLRLRSADVMHSFWIPRLAGKRDLVPGIENQLWFRPDSVGVYHGQCAEFCGTAHALMGMRVIVDEPGDFERWARANAAPASTPAAAEARAGQGVFMANACVSCHAVRGTPATGQFGPDLTHFGSRLTIASGVLENTPANLARWLDSTQHVKPGNLMPEVELSDAQLRQLVAYLGSLR from the coding sequence TTGAGACGACGCGCGATCGCAGCGCTCGTGCTTTTCCTGGGGGTCCTGATCAGCCAGGGTTGCGGCGGTGAATATCCGCAATCCGCACTGCACCCCAGTTCAGACTCCGCCACGCTCCTCGACCGGCTCTTCGACCAGATCTTCTGGTGGGCGGTCGGCGTGTTCGTCGTGGTGGAGGGCATCCTCATCTACGTGTTCGTCCGCTTCAGGGAGCGGCCGGGCGACACGCGACCGAAGCAGGTCCACGGTCACCTCCTCCTCGAAGTGGGTTGGACGCTGGCGCCGGCGCTCATCCTCGTGGCGATCGCGATTCCGACCATGCGCGCCATCTTCATCATTGACCGGTCGACGCCGGATCCGGAGGCGCTCGTCATCGAGGTCATCGGCAAGCAGTGGTGGTGGGAATTCCGCTATCCGGAACTCGGGATCGTGACGGCGAACGAGGCGCACGTCCCGCTGGGCCGCACCGTCGACCTGAGGCTCCGTTCCGCGGATGTCATGCATTCGTTCTGGATTCCGCGCCTGGCCGGCAAACGCGACCTCGTGCCGGGGATCGAGAACCAGCTCTGGTTCCGGCCGGACTCGGTCGGCGTGTACCACGGACAGTGCGCGGAGTTCTGCGGCACGGCGCACGCGCTCATGGGAATGCGCGTGATCGTGGACGAGCCCGGGGACTTCGAGCGCTGGGCCCGGGCGAACGCGGCGCCGGCTTCGACACCCGCGGCCGCGGAGGCGCGGGCGGGGCAGGGCGTGTTCATGGCGAACGCGTGCGTGAGCTGCCACGCGGTGAGAGGGACGCCGGCGACGGGGCAGTTCGGCCCGGACCTCACGCACTTCGGGAGCCGGCTCACGATCGCCTCGGGGGTGCTCGAGAACACGCCCGCGAACCTGGCGCGCTGGCTGGACTCCACCCAGCACGTGAAGCCCGGGAACCTGATGCCCGAAGTGGAGCTGAGCGACGCGCAGCTTCGGCAGCTCGTCGCCTACCTCGGGTCGCTCCGTTAG
- the aroA gene encoding 3-phosphoshikimate 1-carboxyvinyltransferase, with translation MRVPGDKSISHRAALIAPLASSASVVRGLSDGADVRASVRAMQRLGAAVECTEEGRGLTIRCAGGGLDPGSAPRLDCGNSGTTARLLAGILAGSGIAAILDGDPSLRGRPMRRVIYPLQAMGARIEYEGEPERLPVRLRGRATGTLRALRHRGRVASAQVKSAVLLAGVLARVRVEVSEPALSRDHTERMLAGMGVPLAFHPGRMGAGDVSFDPSGWDGELAGLRMTVPGDPSSAAFLIGASLLAGRPVRVEAVAANPGRIGFLSVLEEMGAAVDRDPAPAQAGERVETWTVHPPDGLRAFSIGGDLIPRVIDEIPLLAVLAARARGRSEIRDAAELRVKESDRLAVLARTLGKLGVAVEERPDGLTIEGRAGRLRGDVETRGDHRIAMAFGVLDAAGDADLRIDDRACADVSYPDFWEAIEPFRRRARGARSAPAGRVIAVDGPAASGKSSTARSVARRLGFVHVNSGLLYRAITRWALDRGIAEDGPAIEAAVPGLDIDLAPAREGFDVSVEGRRPGSELESPEVTARVSAVSTLPAVREVVLERLRRAGRRHEIVCDGRDIGTAVFPGAHLKIFLVAEAGERARRRLRQRGAPFTEDDVERETRRLEARDRLDRSRPLSPLRRAPDAIEIDTTSMPPDQVVDAILELAASAFR, from the coding sequence GTGCGCGTACCCGGGGACAAGTCGATCTCCCACCGCGCCGCGCTCATCGCGCCCCTCGCCTCGTCGGCTTCCGTAGTGCGCGGCCTCTCGGACGGCGCCGACGTGCGGGCGAGCGTGCGGGCGATGCAGCGGCTTGGCGCCGCGGTGGAGTGCACGGAGGAAGGACGCGGCCTCACGATCCGTTGCGCAGGCGGCGGCCTCGACCCCGGCTCGGCTCCGCGGCTCGACTGCGGGAACAGCGGGACGACGGCACGCCTGCTCGCCGGGATCCTGGCGGGTTCCGGCATCGCGGCGATCCTGGATGGCGATCCATCGCTTCGCGGCCGCCCCATGCGCCGCGTCATCTATCCGCTGCAGGCCATGGGGGCGCGGATCGAGTACGAGGGAGAGCCGGAGCGGCTTCCCGTGCGGCTCCGCGGGCGCGCCACCGGGACGCTGCGGGCGCTGCGCCACCGCGGCCGGGTCGCCAGCGCCCAGGTCAAGTCGGCCGTGCTGCTGGCCGGCGTGCTGGCCCGTGTACGCGTCGAGGTCAGCGAGCCCGCCCTCTCGCGCGACCACACCGAACGCATGCTGGCCGGGATGGGCGTGCCGCTCGCATTCCATCCCGGGCGGATGGGAGCGGGAGACGTGAGCTTCGACCCCTCCGGCTGGGACGGTGAGCTCGCGGGTCTCCGCATGACCGTGCCCGGCGACCCTTCCTCGGCCGCCTTCCTGATCGGGGCGTCGCTCCTCGCCGGTCGCCCGGTGAGGGTGGAGGCCGTGGCGGCCAACCCCGGTCGCATCGGTTTTCTTTCCGTACTCGAGGAGATGGGGGCCGCGGTCGACCGGGACCCCGCGCCTGCCCAGGCCGGGGAACGAGTGGAGACGTGGACCGTCCATCCCCCGGACGGTCTGCGGGCGTTCTCGATCGGCGGCGACCTGATTCCGCGCGTGATCGACGAGATTCCGCTCCTCGCCGTCCTCGCCGCCCGGGCGCGGGGGCGTTCCGAGATCCGCGACGCCGCGGAGCTGCGTGTGAAGGAGAGCGATCGCCTTGCCGTTCTGGCCCGGACGCTCGGGAAGCTCGGGGTCGCCGTGGAGGAAAGGCCCGACGGGCTCACGATCGAGGGCCGTGCCGGGCGGCTGCGCGGCGACGTCGAGACGCGGGGCGACCACCGGATCGCGATGGCGTTCGGGGTCCTCGACGCGGCGGGAGATGCCGATCTGCGGATCGATGACCGCGCGTGCGCGGACGTCTCGTATCCGGACTTCTGGGAGGCGATCGAGCCGTTCCGGCGCAGGGCCCGCGGGGCGCGTTCCGCTCCGGCGGGGCGGGTGATCGCGGTGGACGGGCCCGCCGCCTCCGGCAAGAGCAGCACCGCACGGAGCGTGGCCCGGCGACTCGGCTTCGTGCATGTGAACTCCGGGCTGCTCTACCGGGCGATCACCCGCTGGGCCCTCGACCGGGGCATCGCGGAGGACGGCCCGGCAATCGAGGCCGCCGTACCCGGGCTGGACATCGATCTCGCCCCCGCGCGCGAGGGATTCGACGTATCCGTGGAGGGCAGGCGGCCGGGCTCGGAGCTCGAATCGCCCGAGGTGACCGCGCGGGTGTCTGCCGTTTCCACGCTTCCGGCGGTTCGGGAGGTCGTCCTGGAGCGGCTGCGCCGGGCGGGCCGCCGGCACGAGATCGTCTGCGATGGACGTGACATCGGTACGGCGGTCTTCCCCGGCGCGCATCTGAAGATCTTCCTCGTGGCGGAAGCCGGCGAGAGGGCGCGGCGTCGACTGCGCCAGCGCGGCGCGCCTTTCACGGAGGACGACGTCGAGCGCGAGACGCGGCGTCTCGAGGCGCGCGACCGACTGGATCGTTCGCGTCCGCTGTCCCCGCTGCGGCGAGCTCCCGACGCCATCGAGATCGATACGACCTCCATGCCTCCGGACCAGGTCGTGGATGCGATCCTGGAGCTTGCGGCTTCCGCTTTCCGTTGA
- a CDS encoding cytochrome C oxidase subunit IV family protein, which produces MSHHSAESHPSTRIYVAIAVILAALTALEVMVFYIEALAPVLIPILLVMMAAKFALVAMFFMHLKSDGPVLTAIFAWGVFIATAVVVGLMAIFGKFGA; this is translated from the coding sequence GTGAGCCATCATTCCGCCGAATCGCACCCGAGCACGCGCATCTACGTCGCGATCGCGGTGATCCTCGCCGCGCTGACGGCGCTCGAGGTGATGGTGTTCTACATCGAGGCGCTCGCGCCGGTGCTCATCCCGATCCTGCTCGTGATGATGGCGGCGAAGTTCGCGCTCGTCGCGATGTTCTTCATGCACCTGAAGTCCGATGGCCCGGTCCTCACCGCCATCTTCGCCTGGGGAGTATTCATCGCCACCGCCGTCGTGGTCGGACTGATGGCGATCTTCGGCAAGTTCGGCGCCTGA